A single genomic interval of Stieleria maiorica harbors:
- a CDS encoding AAA family ATPase, producing the protein MEKWNIDDLSVGMLVEATFWANPVQTSDFRFRATHLDGRRAPKVVLCDDMRIVPGTPCRVRIKAIKKPAREDRGSIEVEFDRLMEFRLDGVYLDPVVSKKLQVLLESGLNILLDGPQGCGKTVTARSIAQTLGMEFVFFNCGAVIDASDFLATIQVRASESGSPVTDFTKTEVLEALEDALESPEKRYLIFLDELNRCPESARNALMPALDSSRRLFHPIENRFIRIGDNVQFVAAVNRGGEFSATFGIDAAQLDRFAPVQMDYLPADEEVKLLKSRHPELSEAILKRIVSLAAKVRQAAEISGGLSVRATDEVCVYLKHPLFAEQPHKDLPEILKSSFCGRFAGRWDDVTTDAGAVWALIQRGATKEA; encoded by the coding sequence ATGGAAAAATGGAACATCGATGACCTGTCAGTCGGCATGCTGGTCGAAGCCACGTTTTGGGCTAATCCGGTCCAAACGAGCGACTTTCGCTTTCGTGCAACGCATCTCGACGGGCGCCGTGCCCCGAAGGTGGTGCTTTGCGACGACATGCGGATCGTCCCCGGAACGCCGTGTCGTGTCAGAATCAAAGCGATCAAGAAACCGGCACGCGAGGATCGCGGTTCGATCGAAGTCGAGTTCGATCGTTTGATGGAGTTCCGGCTCGACGGCGTGTACCTGGATCCGGTGGTCTCCAAAAAACTTCAAGTGTTGTTGGAGAGCGGGCTGAACATCTTGCTGGACGGGCCCCAGGGATGTGGAAAGACGGTCACGGCGCGTTCGATCGCCCAGACTTTGGGGATGGAGTTTGTGTTCTTCAACTGTGGCGCGGTCATCGATGCCAGCGACTTTTTGGCGACGATTCAAGTTCGCGCGTCGGAATCCGGATCACCCGTGACCGACTTTACCAAAACCGAGGTGTTGGAGGCACTGGAGGATGCCCTCGAATCGCCGGAAAAGCGTTACCTGATCTTTCTGGACGAGTTGAATCGCTGTCCCGAAAGCGCCCGCAACGCGTTGATGCCCGCACTCGATTCATCCCGTCGACTCTTTCACCCGATCGAAAACCGGTTCATCCGAATCGGTGACAACGTTCAATTCGTCGCGGCGGTCAATCGTGGCGGCGAGTTTTCGGCAACCTTTGGGATCGACGCCGCCCAATTGGATCGATTCGCGCCGGTCCAAATGGATTACCTGCCCGCGGACGAGGAGGTGAAATTGTTGAAGTCGCGGCACCCCGAATTGAGTGAAGCGATCTTGAAACGGATCGTCTCGCTCGCGGCAAAAGTCCGTCAGGCGGCCGAGATTTCGGGCGGATTGTCGGTTCGTGCGACCGACGAAGTTTGCGTTTATCTGAAGCATCCCCTGTTTGCCGAGCAGCCGCACAAAGACCTGCCCGAGATATTGAAGTCGTCTTTCTGCGGCCGCTTCGCCGGACGTTGGGATGACGTCACGACCGATGCCGGTGCCGTGTGGGCATTGATCCAGCGGGGGGCGACGAAAGAGGCTTGA
- a CDS encoding sulfatase family protein, whose protein sequence is MLARISLCLLTVFTSSLLLTTASLAAERNVIFIITDDESPTLGCYGDTAAKTPAIDALAADGMVFRNAFATTASCSASRSVVMSGLHNHRNGQFGHQHHYHKFASFHDVVSLALPRVMQRAGYRTAQIGKYHVAPETVYQFETYLNANSRNAVEMAETSKAFLTDNEDDRPFLLYFGTSDPHRGGGVDRTSESELKPNLFGNKPNRGSFPGVEEVFFDPADVTVPPFLPDTPETREELAQYYQSCSRIDAGVARLVQILKEADLYDKTMIVFTSDHGMAFAGGKTTVYEGGLRVPFVVRDPYQPERGVESESLVSHIDITPSLLDFAGGLDPETNGPKNPLNANKFWKQRGEALKENRNGNKPFVSYHGKSWMPVLANPDQPHHETIMASHTFHEIQMYYPMRVVRDQDFKLIWNIAHPLPYPFASDLWAASSWQAQLAKGEDAPYGQMTVGRYVQRPEFELYDMRTDPNESTNLATSAGHADVLEKYKAKLKAMQKEFDDPWILKWTYE, encoded by the coding sequence ATGCTCGCCCGAATCTCGCTTTGCCTCCTCACCGTCTTCACTTCGTCACTCCTGCTGACAACGGCCAGCCTCGCCGCCGAGCGGAACGTCATTTTCATCATCACCGACGATGAAAGCCCGACGCTGGGGTGTTATGGCGACACCGCGGCGAAAACTCCGGCGATCGACGCGTTGGCCGCCGACGGCATGGTCTTTCGCAACGCGTTTGCGACGACCGCCTCCTGCAGCGCCAGTCGCAGCGTCGTGATGAGCGGTTTGCACAATCACCGTAACGGACAATTCGGACACCAGCATCACTATCACAAATTCGCCTCCTTTCACGACGTCGTCTCCCTCGCCTTGCCACGGGTGATGCAGCGAGCCGGCTACCGCACCGCCCAGATCGGCAAATACCACGTCGCCCCGGAAACGGTTTATCAGTTCGAAACCTACCTGAACGCCAACTCGCGAAACGCGGTCGAGATGGCGGAAACGTCGAAGGCGTTCCTGACCGACAACGAAGATGACCGCCCGTTCCTCCTGTACTTTGGGACCTCCGACCCCCACCGCGGCGGCGGGGTCGATCGGACCAGCGAATCGGAATTGAAACCCAACCTGTTCGGCAACAAACCGAATCGAGGCTCCTTTCCCGGCGTCGAGGAAGTCTTCTTTGATCCCGCCGACGTCACCGTCCCTCCGTTCTTGCCCGACACGCCCGAAACGCGTGAAGAGCTGGCTCAGTACTACCAGTCATGCTCGCGAATCGATGCCGGCGTCGCACGACTGGTCCAGATTTTGAAAGAAGCCGACCTGTACGACAAAACCATGATCGTCTTCACAAGCGATCACGGGATGGCGTTTGCCGGTGGAAAGACGACGGTTTACGAAGGCGGTTTGCGGGTCCCGTTTGTCGTTCGCGATCCGTATCAACCCGAGCGAGGTGTTGAATCGGAATCACTGGTCAGCCACATCGACATCACCCCCAGCCTGCTCGACTTCGCCGGCGGCTTGGATCCCGAAACCAACGGTCCCAAAAATCCCTTGAACGCCAACAAGTTTTGGAAGCAGCGTGGCGAGGCACTCAAGGAAAACCGCAACGGAAACAAACCGTTTGTGTCGTACCATGGCAAGTCCTGGATGCCTGTGTTGGCCAACCCCGACCAACCGCACCATGAAACCATCATGGCGTCGCATACATTTCACGAGATCCAGATGTACTATCCGATGCGTGTCGTCCGCGACCAGGATTTCAAATTGATCTGGAACATCGCCCACCCGCTTCCCTATCCGTTCGCTTCGGATCTGTGGGCCGCCAGCAGCTGGCAAGCCCAATTGGCCAAGGGCGAGGATGCACCCTACGGCCAGATGACGGTCGGACGCTACGTCCAGCGTCCCGAATTCGAGTTGTATGACATGCGGACCGACCCCAACGAATCAACCAACCTGGCGACCAGCGCGGGGCACGCCGATGTGTTGGAGAAGTACAAAGCGAAACTGAAGGCGATGCAAAAGGAGTTTGACGACCCCTGGATCCTGAAGTGGACGTACGAGTGA
- a CDS encoding DUF4404 family protein, with the protein MRNELEEALRQLHTALESIETLEPDEAERLRRAAEEISSTLDEQEVDSASLAKRLQEQTEAFQESHPVLTRTVGRIADMLAQMGI; encoded by the coding sequence ATGCGAAACGAACTCGAAGAAGCCCTCCGACAACTCCACACGGCCCTGGAGTCGATCGAGACCCTGGAGCCCGATGAGGCGGAGCGGCTGCGGCGGGCCGCCGAAGAGATCTCCAGCACGCTGGACGAACAAGAAGTGGATTCGGCGTCGCTCGCCAAACGGTTGCAAGAGCAAACCGAAGCGTTCCAGGAATCGCACCCGGTACTGACTCGGACGGTCGGCCGCATCGCCGACATGCTGGCGCAGATGGGGATTTAG
- a CDS encoding CBS domain-containing protein: MMVAQQDVYSRPIKDIMNRDVVTINAAGTIHEALILMEENRVSTLPVVDNDDHCVGILSTSDLVDMTRDVDDDVYELDHADPASQRFLVEKLIHSMGSESIQSFMSETVCTVDAKATILKAVRTMLKDQIHHLPVLDDNGRLVGIISTMDILGEFADAFPE, translated from the coding sequence ATGATGGTTGCCCAACAAGATGTTTATTCCCGCCCCATCAAAGACATCATGAATCGCGATGTGGTCACGATTAACGCGGCCGGAACGATTCACGAAGCGTTGATTCTGATGGAAGAGAATCGTGTCTCCACGCTGCCGGTGGTCGACAACGACGATCATTGTGTCGGAATCCTATCGACATCGGACTTGGTGGACATGACCCGCGATGTCGACGACGACGTCTACGAACTGGACCATGCCGATCCGGCCAGCCAACGCTTTTTGGTCGAGAAATTGATCCACAGCATGGGCAGCGAATCGATTCAATCCTTCATGAGTGAAACGGTTTGCACGGTCGACGCCAAGGCCACCATCCTGAAAGCCGTTCGCACGATGCTGAAGGACCAAATCCATCATTTGCCGGTACTGGATGACAACGGCCGTCTGGTCGGGATCATTTCGACCATGGATATCCTGGGGGAGTTTGCAGACGCATTCCCAGAATAG
- a CDS encoding ATP-binding protein, with the protein MNFLRLDAKTRISLGLVCMLLSVLSAAMMLGMVPERESAIREGRGNLCETIALASSEYISYGETRRLDQLLEAVVDRNDDVVSAGVRRANGDLVSVFGDHESVWPAEESRRSTDTHVRVPIRSGRDSWGVVELCFRSLQDDSWWATITDPWMLMSGFVCLASFLLFQLYLKKMLAHLDPSKTVPKRVRTALDNLAEGLLVLDRQGRVVLANQSFADWVGSGPDKLLGKKADELPWNLDHLEGSPWHEAVISESVVSGGMIELAQPGQPSRTLIANASPVQGAEGKCRGVLVSFDDVTQLEETKRDLTVAKRAADDANQAKSEFLARMSHEIRTPMNAILGYTDVLRRGFDTSVADRQEYLDTIHGSGEHLLALINDILDLSKVESGQMELELGPCSPYKLIKEVVSLLRSKADEKDIALKFRNDGLLPKTIQGDSVRLRQAIMNLAGNAIKFTDEGSVEIIARIDQEATKQRTDKNLVLAIDVADTGIGISPEAQAKVFEPFAQADTSITRRFGGTGLGLAISKQLAEAMGGDISLVSTPGEGTTFTIRITIGSPDELELIDPADLAESETQSTAERAKVRQLPPCRILVADDGSPNRKLLQLVLGQAGAEVVAVENGQLAIDATTEQSFDIILMDMQMPVMDGYTATRTLRADGYTKPIYALTANAMQGDQEKCFDAGCSGFLSKPIKIDHLLETLAEELAEELGEELDGEPYDDSSSKSAAAPDTPSEVTAETETREIETPTAATESSASDVEKVTCSYPLDDPDFLEIAQDFVDALRSRLPGLGQLLQQQQFSQLAAEAHWLKGVSGSAGFEQFVDPAYALERQAKAHDADACQAPLQQLYNLASRIDLPGDVAASPIPLAAPVSSAEPSDRSSAADPDQHPIHSALPMDDPEFREIVVDFLQRLDDKLSEMDQAIDQHRWDDVASLAHWLRGTSGSLGLPQFNTPTLAMERFAELGDEGTTRLVMQDIHSIAGRIVVPVA; encoded by the coding sequence ATGAATTTTTTGAGACTGGACGCCAAAACTCGGATCTCGCTGGGCCTGGTCTGCATGCTCCTGTCGGTCTTGTCGGCAGCGATGATGCTGGGGATGGTGCCGGAGCGAGAATCGGCGATCCGCGAAGGTCGCGGCAATCTGTGTGAAACGATCGCGCTTGCCAGTTCGGAATACATCTCCTATGGCGAGACCCGTCGATTGGACCAGTTGCTCGAAGCGGTGGTCGACCGCAACGACGATGTCGTCTCGGCAGGCGTCCGACGCGCCAACGGTGATCTGGTTTCGGTGTTCGGCGACCATGAATCGGTCTGGCCGGCGGAGGAGTCGCGTCGATCGACCGATACTCACGTCCGCGTTCCGATTCGCAGCGGCCGAGACAGCTGGGGCGTGGTCGAGCTGTGTTTCCGTTCGCTGCAAGATGACAGTTGGTGGGCGACGATCACCGACCCTTGGATGCTGATGTCCGGATTCGTCTGCCTGGCCAGCTTTCTGCTTTTCCAGCTTTACCTGAAAAAGATGCTGGCCCATTTGGATCCTTCCAAAACGGTTCCCAAACGGGTACGCACGGCACTCGACAATCTGGCCGAAGGCTTGCTGGTTTTGGACCGACAAGGGCGCGTCGTGTTGGCCAACCAGTCCTTCGCCGACTGGGTCGGCAGCGGCCCCGACAAACTGTTGGGCAAGAAGGCCGACGAGCTGCCCTGGAACTTGGATCACCTGGAAGGTTCGCCCTGGCACGAGGCCGTGATCTCCGAATCGGTCGTCTCGGGCGGCATGATCGAACTGGCACAGCCCGGCCAACCGTCACGCACTTTGATCGCCAACGCGTCCCCCGTGCAGGGAGCCGAAGGAAAGTGTCGCGGCGTGTTGGTCAGTTTCGACGACGTGACGCAATTGGAAGAAACCAAACGCGACCTGACGGTCGCCAAACGCGCCGCCGACGACGCCAACCAGGCCAAGAGTGAGTTTTTGGCGCGGATGAGTCACGAGATTCGGACCCCGATGAACGCCATCCTGGGATACACCGACGTGCTCCGCCGCGGTTTCGACACCTCGGTGGCCGACCGACAAGAGTACTTGGATACAATCCACGGCAGCGGCGAACACCTGCTGGCGTTGATCAACGACATCTTGGATTTGTCCAAGGTTGAATCCGGGCAGATGGAATTGGAACTCGGCCCCTGCTCGCCCTACAAACTGATCAAAGAAGTCGTCTCATTGCTCCGCAGCAAAGCAGACGAAAAAGACATCGCACTCAAGTTTCGCAACGACGGGCTGTTGCCCAAGACCATCCAAGGCGATTCGGTACGGCTGCGTCAGGCGATCATGAACCTGGCCGGCAACGCGATCAAATTCACCGACGAAGGTAGCGTCGAAATCATCGCCAGGATCGATCAGGAAGCCACCAAACAACGCACCGACAAGAACCTCGTTCTGGCGATCGATGTCGCCGACACCGGAATTGGGATCTCTCCCGAAGCCCAAGCGAAAGTGTTTGAACCGTTCGCCCAAGCCGACACCTCGATCACCCGACGGTTCGGCGGAACCGGCCTGGGACTCGCCATCAGCAAGCAACTGGCCGAAGCGATGGGTGGCGACATCTCGCTGGTCAGCACGCCCGGCGAAGGTACGACGTTCACGATTCGAATCACGATCGGCAGCCCCGACGAATTGGAACTGATCGACCCGGCCGACCTGGCCGAATCGGAGACGCAATCGACCGCCGAGAGAGCCAAGGTGCGGCAATTGCCTCCGTGCAGGATTCTGGTCGCCGACGACGGTTCGCCCAACCGAAAACTGCTGCAACTGGTCCTGGGCCAAGCCGGCGCCGAAGTCGTGGCGGTGGAAAACGGCCAACTGGCGATCGATGCGACGACCGAACAATCCTTCGACATCATCTTGATGGACATGCAGATGCCGGTGATGGACGGCTACACCGCGACACGCACGTTGCGCGCCGACGGGTACACCAAACCGATCTACGCGCTGACGGCAAACGCGATGCAGGGCGATCAAGAAAAATGCTTTGACGCCGGCTGCAGCGGATTCCTGTCCAAGCCGATCAAGATCGATCACCTGCTGGAAACCCTTGCTGAAGAACTTGCTGAAGAACTCGGTGAAGAACTCGATGGGGAACCGTACGACGATTCCAGCTCGAAGTCCGCTGCTGCACCGGACACCCCGTCGGAGGTGACAGCGGAGACCGAGACACGCGAGATCGAGACGCCGACCGCCGCGACCGAATCGTCCGCATCGGACGTCGAGAAAGTCACCTGCAGTTATCCGCTGGACGACCCCGACTTTTTGGAGATCGCCCAAGACTTCGTCGATGCCTTGCGATCGCGATTGCCGGGCTTGGGGCAACTGCTGCAGCAACAACAGTTCAGCCAGCTGGCCGCCGAAGCCCACTGGTTGAAGGGCGTCAGCGGCAGCGCGGGTTTTGAACAGTTTGTCGATCCCGCCTATGCGTTGGAGCGGCAAGCCAAGGCCCACGATGCCGACGCCTGTCAGGCCCCCCTGCAACAGCTGTATAACCTGGCCTCACGGATCGACCTGCCCGGCGATGTGGCCGCGTCACCGATCCCGTTGGCCGCCCCGGTCAGCAGCGCAGAGCCGTCCGACCGATCGTCGGCGGCGGATCCCGATCAACATCCGATCCATTCGGCGCTGCCGATGGACGATCCGGAATTCCGCGAGATCGTGGTCGACTTCTTGCAACGCCTGGATGACAAATTGTCGGAAATGGATCAGGCGATTGATCAGCATCGCTGGGACGACGTTGCCTCACTGGCGCATTGGCTGCGCGGCACCAGCGGCTCGTTGGGACTGCCGCAGTTCAACACGCCGACGTTGGCGATGGAACGCTTTGCGGAATTGGGGGACGAAGGCACCACGCGACTGGTGATGCAAGACATCCACTCGATTGCCGGTCGGATCGTCGTCCCCGTCGCCTGA